CACCTGAAATAATGCAAAAGCACAACGCTCAGGTTTTAATCATGGGGCATAATCATCAACCCACTCATCGTCATTATCATGATGGAAGACAATACATAAACACAGGTACATGGACAGACATCACAAGTTTTGACCCTGGAAGTTTAGGTCGTATGTCACGACCCACGTATGCTTACATTGAATACCCCGAAGGTGTAACGCCAGGGCAAGGTGTTATTCCAAAAGTTGCTTTACGTATTTGGCGTGGCAAACATCATGAGTGGGAAGAATTTGAGCTTTAAAGCTAGCGGGAAAACCTTGCTGGTCACTAGATGCCTCGCATTGATTTTCAATACATAGGTCTTGCATTACAGGTTCTTAATCAATTCAGGTTTTATGTCATTTTACTTTAAGAATTCTTTGACAATTTGTAGTTTATTTCATACCTTCGTTCACATGAAACAATCAGTATTCCTCAAAAAAAGTAATAAATCATATGGCGGAGAGCTTTTGAAAACCAGAAAAGGCAGATCTCAGCCCCGCCCCCTTGATACAAGAAATACAATGCATCTTGTTTTAAGATCATCTAAAGCCACAGGAGAATGGTCTTTTAAGAAAACCAAGAATGAGATTAAGATTCGTGAGATTGTTTCTAAATTCTCAACAAAATATGGAGTTAGAATTCTTTCCTTAGCTAATGTGGGCAACCACTTACACTTTCAAATAAAACTGAGTAACCGTTTTGCTTATAAGCCTTTTATAAGAGCTATAACCGCAGCCATTGCTATGGGTGTGACAGGCACAAGTCGTTGGAATAAATTGAAGAAAGAGGCTAAAGATCGTTTTTGGGATTACAGACCATTCACTAGAGTTGTTCAAAGTTTCAGAGCGTTTCTCAATCTTCGTGATTACATTCAAATCAATCAGCTAGAAGGGTTAGGTACAAGTAGAGTTGAAGCGCGATTTATTTTAGAGTCCAAATCCTTTCGAACGGCCTATGGTGATTCTTGCTAGATAGAAGATAGTATAT
Above is a genomic segment from Oligoflexia bacterium containing:
- a CDS encoding transposase → MKQSVFLKKSNKSYGGELLKTRKGRSQPRPLDTRNTMHLVLRSSKATGEWSFKKTKNEIKIREIVSKFSTKYGVRILSLANVGNHLHFQIKLSNRFAYKPFIRAITAAIAMGVTGTSRWNKLKKEAKDRFWDYRPFTRVVQSFRAFLNLRDYIQINQLEGLGTSRVEARFILESKSFRTAYGDSC